TCTGGTTAAAACAATCCTCTCATTGGCAAACATGGGGTTCAGGGATTTTGTCAACGAGCAAGGTTGAGTTAAAAACATTGCCTAGGGAGAGGTCATGCCCCCTGCTGGTTGAGTTTTTTCTCTGAATATGCTGCAGGTAATATGGTCATTCATTATAGTCCTATTATTTCTTGCACATACCATTTTTTTTGTATTTTGCATAATTTATTTCCCTTTTTACTTGTATTTGTATTCTGGATCTTTTTATTTTGCTATATATGCACAATGACAATGTCATCTCTTATGGCTGGTTGTTTGATGGAAGAAATATTTCTGTCTATGCAGTGCAAATATCTCAATGTCAAGTGTTTCAAATTCTATTGCTGTGGGTCTTCCAAGCTATGGGCTATATCTAGAGACAAGGTTTCTCACGCAGACCTATAGGAACTTCGCACAGAAATCCTCTTACAAGTATTCCAGAATCCGTGCAGTGCAGGGAAATGGTGGGCGTCGAAGGCTGGTTGACATAATCCGAATCATTCCAGAACTCTCAAGGGACTATTTTAAAAGTCGATCGAGGCGAGCTCTTTTTGGTGGCATCTCGTTGCTTGGCGGCTTTTACGTTGCACAGACAATCTCGCTCTCTTTCGGTACCTTGGGTGTGAATGATGTTATAGCAGCGGTTGTTTGTGTCCTGCTGACAGAGTATGTGACAAAGTTCTATTACAGTCGGCCTAAGGTTACCTTCCCCATTGCTctcctcaacaatttcaagatggGTTTCACATATGGCC
This portion of the Zea mays cultivar B73 chromosome 2, Zm-B73-REFERENCE-NAM-5.0, whole genome shotgun sequence genome encodes:
- the LOC100191833 gene encoding OJ991113_30.19 protein isoform X1, with product MSSVSNSIAVGLPSYGLYLETRFLTQTYRNFAQKSSYKYSRIRAVQGNGGRRRLVDIIRIIPELSRDYFKSRSRRALFGGISLLGGFYVAQTISLSFGTLGVNDVIAAVVCVLLTEYVTKFYYSRPKVTFPIALLNNFKMGFTYGLFIDAFKLAS